The window ATAGAGAAAGGTGAAACCTTAGGAATCGTTGGTGAGTCTGGTTCTGGGAAGAGTGTAACTTCTACTTCAATTATGCGCTTAATTCCTCAGCCACCAGGAAAGATTGTTGGTGGTGAAATCAATTTTAAAGGCGAGAATCTATTAAATAAAAGCAAATCGGAAATGAGAAATATTAGAGGAAATGAAATTTCAATGAT is drawn from Selenihalanaerobacter shriftii and contains these coding sequences:
- a CDS encoding ATP-binding cassette domain-containing protein, with translation MSKDVILEVNDLQTHFFVEKGVVKAVDGVSFQIEKGETLGIVGESGSGKSVTSTSIMRLIPQPPGKIVGGEINFKGENLLNKSKSEMRNIRGNEISM